The nucleotide sequence NNNNNNNNNNNNNNNNNNNNNNNNNNNNNNNNNNNNNNNNNNNNNNNNNNNNNNNNNNNNNNNNNNNNNNNNNNNNNNNNNNNNNNNNNNNNNNNNNNNNNNNNNNNNNNNNNNNNNNNNNNNNNNNNNNNNNNNNNNNNNNNNNNNNNNNNNNNNNNNNNNNNNNNNNNNNNNNNNNNNNNNNNNNNNNNNNNNNNNNNNNNNNNNNNNNNNNNNNNNNNNNNNNNNNNNNNNNNNNNNNNNNNNNNNNNNNNNNNNNNNNNNNNNNNNNNNNNNNNNNNNNNNNNNNNNNNNNNNNNNNNNNNNNNNNNNNNNNNNNNNNNNNNNNNNNNNNNNNNNNNNNNNNNNNNNNNNNNNNNNNNNNNNNNNNNNNNNNNNNNNNNNNNNNNNNNNNNNNNNNNNNNNNNNNNNNNNNNNNNNNNNNNNNNNNNNNNNNNNNNNNNNNNNNNNNNNNNNNNNNNNNNNNNNNNNNNNNNNNNNNNNNNNNNNNNNNNNNNNNNNNNNNNNNNNNNNNNNNNNNNNNNNNNNNNNNNNNNNNNNNNNNNNNNNNNNNNNNNNNNNNNNNNNNNNNNNNNNNNNNNNNNNNNNNNNNNNNNNNNNNNNNNNNNNNNNNNNNNNNNNNNNNNNNNNNNNNNNNNNNNNNNNNNNNNNNNNNNNNNNNNNNNNNNNNNNNNNNNNNNNNNNNNNNNNNNNNNNNNNNNNNNNNNNNNNNNNNNNNNNNNNNNNNNNNNNNNNNNNNNNNNNNNNNNNNNNNNNNNNNNNNNNNNNNNNNNNNNNNNNNNNNNNNNNNNNNNNNNNNNNNNNNNNNNNNNNNNNNNNNNNNNNNNNNNNNNNNNNNNNNNNNNNNNNNNNNNNNNNNNNNNNNNNNNNNNNNNNNNNNNNNNNNNNNNNNNNNNNNNNNNNNNNNNNNNNNNNNNNNNNNNNNNNNNNNNNNNNNNNNNNNNNNNNNNNNNNNNNNNNNNNNNNNNNNNNNNNNNNNNNNNNNNNNNNNNNNNNNNNNNNNNNNNNNNNNNNNNNNNNNNNNNNNNNNNNNNNNNNNNNNNNNNNNNNNNNNNNNNNNNNNNNNNNNNNNNNNNNNNNNNNNNNNNNNNNNNNNNNNNNNNNNNNNNNNNNNNNNNNNNNNNNNNNNNNNNNNNNNNNNNNNNNNNNNNNNNNNNNNNNNNNNNNNNNNNNNNNNNNNNNNNNNNNNNNNNNNNNNNNNNNNNNNNNNNNNNNNNNNNNNNNNNNNNNNNNNNNNNNNNNNNNNNNNNNNNNNNNNNNNNNNNNNNNNNNNNNNNNNNNNNNNNNNNNNNNNNNNNNNNNNNNNNNNNNNNNNNNNNNNNNNNNNNNNNNNNNNNNNNNNNNNNNNNNNNNNNNNNNNNNNNNNNNNNNNNNNNNNNNNNNNNNNNNNNNNNNNNNNNNNNNNNNNNNNNNNNNNNNNNNNNNNNNNNNNNNNNNNNNNNNNNNNNNNNNNNNNNNNNNNNNNNNNNNNNNNNNNNNNNNNNNNNNNNNNNNNNNNNNNNNNNNNNNNNNNNNNNNNNNNNNNNNNNNNNNNNNNNNNNNNNNNNNNNNNNNNNNNNNNNNNNNNNNNNNNNNNNNNNNNNNNNNNNNNNNNNNNNNNNNNNNNNNNNNNNNNNNNNNNNNNNNNNNNNNNNNNNNNNNNNNNNNNNNNNNNNNNNNNNNNNNNNNNNNNNNNNNNNNNNNNNNNNNNNNNNNNNNNNNNNNNNNNNNNNNNNNNNNNNNNNNNNNNNNNNNNNNNNNNNNNNNNNNNNNNNNNNNNNNNNNNNNNNNNNNNNNNNNNNNNNNNNNNNNNNNNNNNNNNNNNNNNNNNNNNNNNNNNNNNNNNNNNNNNNNNNNNNNNNNNNNNNNNNNNNNNNNNNNNNNNNNNNNNNNNNNNNNNNNNNNNNNNNNNNNNNNNNNNNNNNNNNNNNNNNNNNNNNNNNNNNNNNNNNNNNNNNNNNNNNNNNNNNNNNNNNNNNNNNNNNNNNNNNNNNNNNNNNNNNNNNNNNNNNNNNNNNNNNNNNNNNNNNNNNNNNNNNNNNNNNNNNNNNNNNNNNNNNNNNNNNNNNNNNNNNNNNNNNNNNNNNNNNNNNNNNNNNNNNNNNNNNNNNNNNNNNNNNNNNNNNNNNNNNNNNNNNNNNNNNNNNNNNNNNNNNNNNNNNNNNNNNNNNNNNNNNNNNNNNNNNNNNNNNNNNNNNNNNNNNNNNNNNNNNNNNNNNNNNNNNNNNNNNNNNNNNNNNNNNNNNNNNNNNNNNNNNNNNNNNNNNNNNNNNNNNNNNNNNNNNNNNNNNNNNNNNNAAACTTATGTCTGCTCCTCTCTTGGTTATTCTTTGTTTACCTGATTTTGAGCTCCCATTTAATGTTGTACATTATCTAAATGTTCAGCTCTGAGTATCCATTGGATCAGAATTAGTTTTCTCATCCTTTTCATTTGTCAGCTTTCAGCACTCTGGTTTGACAAAGAAAAACTATCCAGCCTAATAACATGTTATATAGTGTGGTTCCGCAAGGCATGAAATCTTCTGCGTATTATTCTCACCTAAGAACTGTTGTTATTCCTCTCAGGCCATGAGCGATAATCTTGCTGAAGTGGTGAATGTGATCTTGAAATCAATGCTAGATTCTTCTGATGTTCGCCTTGCTGCTATTAGAGCAGTAAAAGCTATGAGTCTAGCCCTATCTCCACATACGCTAGGTCAACACGCTGACTTGCTTATTACGTCGCTATATTTGGCTCTGGCAGATGACGACAAACCCGAAAAACAGGTGAGCAAAAATGATCGACTTTATATTTCACTTGTCAAATTCTAAGTTACtgaaattcatattatttatattaatgaaatgtaattgctttattttttttttatagtctGCTGCTGCTTCGGCAATAAGTTCTCTTTGTGAGAGTTGCAATTCATGCATCGTAGAGCCTCGGTTGCAAAGAATTGTGAGAAAACTACTTCAACTCATCCAGGTAGAGTTATTTGACGTTAGACATTTTACATTGTGATCTTAAGGTGTTTAGATTTACATTGACATTTCATTTAGCTTAAAAGTGTTATTTGTCTTTGTCCAACATGATCATTTTGACGTACCTAATCTTTGCTTCCCGGTAGAATCCAAGTCCTGAGATTCAAGCCGAGTCCTTAATCTCTTTAGCATCAGTTGCAAGATTATCAAAGGTCCATCTTGATAGAAACTCTGACTTAGTTTTCGTCCATGCTACTCTATTTCCTTAGTATTTTGGTGTCTGACAAAATTACGATTTTGGATAGGATCTATTCCATACAAAATATGATTTGGTCATCACTTCCGTAAAAAAACTTCTAGTTTATGGCACAAGTAAGTCAGTGAAAGACAATGTTGTTGAGTGCATTCAGACAGTTGCAGTGGTTGTTGGAAAggatatgttcaagaaagatgcTAGAGAGGTAATGTGTCTTGTTATTTCTTTTACAAGCAGTTGAATTTAAAGCATATTAACATTATTACAGCTTGTTTGCCTCTATTGCTTAATAATTTTCTCCATGTTCTAATACTTGAGTTTTTTTAGTTCGTTAACTGATTAAAGCATCTATAATTTTCATGTATGTAAGGTCATGGCCCTTCTCATGTCTGTGAGATGGTATCTAGGGGAGGATGATTACAGTTCGAAAGTTACCCTTCTACGAGTATGTATGATCCACACTATTTGTAGAAAAATAAGTGCACATAATATTCTTGTACTATAACGGGTGCTCTACTATTTGTATTGAAGGCATGGAAGCATCTTATTAGATGTCTCAGATCCCGTTTTTATTCATATGTGAAAGATCTTATACCTATTTTGCTCCGCTCTGCTAGACTTGGCTCAAACAGGTATATACAAACTTCACAAGTGCATCATGACTGGTTACTTTCGAGAATTTTCATCTACAGATTGTACACTTTTGCTAAATAAGTGACTGAAAGTTGGCGTTGTAATAGGATGTGCGGTTTCTTATTAAATGAGATATGTACCTATACTTAAGCTGCTGCAATGAGATTAGCATAGACATAAAACATTGACCGAATAAGCTGCAATTTGAAAAACTTGTTTCCTTAAGTTCTTAGCAAACTTTGGCTTTTCCACTAACACACTGCATTTATGTACAGTGCCATAGAAGGTGTTATTCTGGACGAGAAATTTAGGGCATGTAAACTTTTACTTCGCTTAACTAGACAATTCAAAAGGAAGTTCTTTGTATGGATCGACCAGGTTGGTTCTAAAGCTTTAGATTTTCATTTGGCATATGCCTATCCTATTCAAATTTGACATTATATGTACAGGTTTCTAAAGTACTGGTACCACTTTTGACATTTCATGACAAAGGAATCAGAAGAATAGCTTTTTCAGGTACCCTTTTCCCTTGTCTTTTCTTTTCATGACAAAGCTCGTCGCCTTGCAATGGCAGATTTTATCAGTTCTTTTCCCTTTTGTTATGTATGTTGATACCTTATTGTTGTTCAAGCCATGCCGGAGCTATTGTCTTCAGCAAAACGTTATATTAAGAAAAGAGCCCATGGCCCTACAAATTCCTATCTGCATAAACTAGTGCTACGAATTGTACCGTCGCTGCTGGAAGCTCTGGATAAGGTACCTCCAGTTATATAATGTCCTTTTTCATTCCATTTGTTCTTTTCAGTACGTAACCAAAGTTTCCTTACATTGTATATGCAGGAAACTGACGGTAAAAGTTGCAAAAAGTTATTGAAATCGTTAGCCAGATGCATCGAGGTTGGTCATGTCCTCAACTGAGTCACTTTAGTACTTCCAATAGCGTTACCAAGGGAAAATCCTGTTTCTTTCGTGACATTTTTGCGCTGTTTGATATGAAAATCCACTAAATTCTCTCTACAGATTGCTGGAGGATTTCTTAGCAAAAAGAAGATTGAGCGGACAACTAATGCGATACAGCAGGTTCTCAAAACAACATCAGAAAAACGTTTTTCAGAAGAGGAAACTGTGACTCAGCTGGAAAAAGAGATCATTAGAAAGGTCCGTAGGCACCATGAAATCTGAATACTTCTGATCGATTTCCTGTAGATCTGTTAAGCCAGTTGTGGTACAGGTTGTAAGTTACTTTGGCATATTGATCAAGAGATACAAGGAAAGCTCCTATACTTTCGTCGACAGATTTTTGGACAGTATAAAAGCTATGGTGGTAAGTTCTCTTCATCAATAAACACAAGCTAAAAcctttataaatttttctttctttacaagATATATGATCGTCATGCAGGAAGGCAATGTGCCGGAAAAAGAGAAGCAAGTTGGACTTTTCACATTTAATGAAGTGTCTCTAAATTGTGCAGAAGCTGCCAATAGGTAACCTGCATGATCTTCGTGTGATGAAATGGAAACAGACTTTCTTCGCATGATATTTGTTCATGTGACCTTTTTTGTTGCTGGTTGAAATTAATTAGGGATTTAACCAATCTTTCAGTCTTTTTTCTTCACAGTGCATGTTAGTCATATTCTCAGTTCATGATTTCTGACTGAATTACATTTATCAGGTTCAATCTGAACTACGGATGATGGAATTCAAGAACCTTATATCATGTTCCTTTCCTCATTCTACCTTGAGCTTTGGCAGCACCTACATCAGAAGCTGTTGTGACATATCACACGTGTACCATCTAATCTTCTACATTTAGCAAAGGAATTATGGAAATGTCTACCAGTTGGCTATTATCTGTTGCTCGTGTAGTTTCAAAAGAGGAATGCTAAACTGTATAAACAGAAAAATTACTTTCCTGTTGAGAACTTGTAAGAATGGTAAACCTGGCTTTTGTAGTATCATAATGTGTACATTTCTGTGGAATGTCTTCATAGATGTAAGCTTGTGTTGCAGCAAATCATGAAACTAGCAACAGTTATGTGGAAACAGAACACTTCCAAATATTTCTTTGATAATAAGTGCAAGGATTCGAATAATGCAATTAATGAATTTAGAAAGcactttttgttctttattactACCTTTATACTCATTTGCTTTTTGGAGATAGTTTCTGAGTGTACTTTTACCAGTCTTCAGTGAAATTCAGAACACTTTGTGTTCTTCGTTCCAGGAAAATcagatttatttttcttacttagGAAACAAATATGCTTAAACAACAATAATGTATTTTTTGCCCTTAAATATCAATTTATTTTGCTTTGCTGAACAAGAAATTGTTTAGTCTTAGCTGTCAAGTTTGTGCTGCTTCTTTTTTCCTCTGGGAAGCCGATTGAATCACTCAGTTATACGGTAATTTATTGTTTCTCCTTGATAATATTCAGTATAATCCAATCGAAATTTGATTAAATTCGAATCCGTGTTAAGAAGTATTACATTGAGAGTAAATCGCACAAAGTGCTATTTAACAAGGGCAATTTTATACCCAGCTCTGAAACACATAAATTTGGTAATGAATACTTGTGATTGTACCATAATTCATATTGATTATATCTTAGttctatattattttacataattcATATTATTATATCTTAGTTCTCTATTAATTTACATAATTACACTTCTCATTGTATTACATAATCCTTGCTTTGATGGCAAAGCTAGTGATACAACATTAGGAGAATCAGACCTCAAAAACTAGTTATTAAGGTGGGAGAACCCAAGGTTATATAAGTCCTTCATTAATTTTCCATATAATCAATGTGGAATTTTTTGCAATAGGATCATAACAAACCACGACGTTTTGCATTTGTCGTCCTTGACGGATCCACTTTGGATAGCTTTCACTCTACTTTCTGTATGTAACTCTTTCCCGAATAACCCTTTTCGAGTCAGGTGCTCAGGCGCCTCGATGTTGTGCACTAGACATTGCTAGCCCCGAAGAATACTATCATATTAGATTCATCATCCCAGGCACGATGGGCACATTGTACTCTTATACGATTAATACAACTTTAGGAGAACCATACCTCAAAAGCTATCTATTTAGGTGAGCTTTGGTGTAACTACAGAAATGACCCTCATAGTAAATGactttacatttttatttcttttaagaaaagtctttaaaaaCTAGTCATCCTTCCTTTTTATGTATAAAACAAGTACCTTTTTGCCCTTCTACacctcatttttttttaaacaactcTTCCATGCTTATTTATtattcaacttcaatttttttctcttttctattttactttgatttttatttttcttttaatttttctcaacctctactttttttcctttctcctcTCAacctctattttaaaaaaaaaaaaaaatttctcttttttatttttctttgatttttattttttctattctttttttctttttttttttaaatttttctcagcATGTATTTTCgttgtctttttttcttctttttttttctttttccctcatcttttattatttctttttcatttcatttctttcctTCGATTCATTCCgaacaacaagttacgcctcatgagtaagagttgacactaccacaccATCTCttaatttataagatgttctaatTTTGCCTTAGAGGGAAGACTTAGCCTAAGAACTTTTTAACAATAAGATATACCCCATGGAcaaaagttgacactatcacactgtatttttagttttgagatGCTCTATAACACTTGTCTTAGAGGCatagcccaaggactttcaaacgaAAAGTTATGCCCCATGAGTAAAAGTTGACACAaccatattgtattttgatttgtgagatgttctatcactcttaccttagaggcaagacttagcccaggactttcaaactataaggTACatctcatgggcaagagttgacatgaccatattgtgtcttgatttatgtgatgctctataACGCTTACCTCAAAGGCAAGAGTTAggccaagaactttcaaacaataagttattcCCCATGGGTAAaatttgacactatcacattatgtcttgatttatgagatattctataactcttttcttagaggcaagacttaccCCAAGGACTTTCTAACAACAAGTTACGTCCCatagacaagagttgacactaccgcATTGCATCTTAgtttatgaaatgttctataacTCATGCCTTAGAGACAAGCGTTAGCACAAggattttcaaataataagttacgccccatgggcaagagtgagcacaaggactttcaaataataagttacaccccatgggcaagagttgacactattcacagtgtgtcttgatttatgagatgatcTATTAGTCTGGCCTCTAAGGCAAGATGCAGACCAAGAACCTCCTCAACAAATAAGTTACTCCCAATGGGCAAGAGTTAACATTACTTCATTatatcttaatttatgagatactctataactcttgccttagaaatAAAACtcaactcaaggattttcaaacaagaagttatgtcccacgggcaagacttaacactaccatattgtgtcttgatttatgagatgttctataactcctTTCTTAGATGCGAGACTTATTccaaagaactttcaaacaacaagtcacACCCTTAAATTTACTTCAGTGTCAAAAAGAAGATCCTCTTTGCTAAGTATCTAACttctattcattaacaacataataatagaagttgagaaaaaaagaagagagaaagaaaaagagaaaagaaaaaaataaagattgagaaaaaaaaggaaaaaaataaaggttaagaacaaagaaaaagagaagaataaaaaataaaaaaataaataaagattgagaaaaaaatgagaagaaaacaataaaaataaagtttgagaaaattaaaaaaaggaaccaaaaaatgaaaaagataaaaataaaaaataaaggttgagacaaaagaattaaaaaaataaaagagaaatgaaaaataaataatgtttgagaaaaaaaaaagaaaaaaataaaggttgagacaaatgtatttaaaaaagaaaagaaaggacaaaagaaaaaataaaatcaaggaaaaatgaacaagaggaaaaaaaagaaaaaataaaaatagaaattgagaGACCAATGAGTAGGGCTGGGCATAAAATACCGAAAATCGAATTACCGAACCGAAcaaaaaaatttggtaattggtattcaGTAATTTGGtattgggagtaaaattttaacatTTCAGTATTCGGGATTGAGTTTGGTTCAAGATATTAGTAccgtttggtattcggtatttaccgtgtatcaaattttatatatatatgtatgtatatatatatatgtgtccAACCAACCTAATAGGCAATAATATTAGTCATTCCAAAAATTCTCTTGAAActtggtaatatattcgtaaaaagaaataaaaagaatactaaataaggtttctattaaatatattctttgaagtttaaacgtacatttgcgcttctccaactttaatatggtaaaaCCAAATACCGTATCGAACCGAATtttaatttaccgattatcgAATTAT is from Capsicum annuum cultivar UCD-10X-F1 chromosome 5, UCD10Xv1.1, whole genome shotgun sequence and encodes:
- the LOC107872545 gene encoding importin-5; the encoded protein is MSDNLAEVVNVILKSMLDSSDVRLAAIRAVKAMSLALSPHTLGQHADLLITSLYLALADDDKPEKQSAAASAISSLCESCNSCIVEPRLQRIVRKLLQLIQNPSPEIQAESLISLASVARLSKDLFHTKYDLVITSVKKLLVYGTSKSVKDNVVECIQTVAVVVGKDMFKKDAREVMALLMSVRWYLGEDDYSSKVTLLRAWKHLIRCLRSRFYSYVKDLIPILLRSARLGSNSAIEGVILDEKFRACKLLLRLTRQFKRKFFVWIDQVSKVLVPLLTFHDKGIRRIAFSAMPELLSSAKRYIKKRAHGPTNSYLHKLVLRIVPSLLEALDKETDGKSCKKLLKSLARCIEIAGGFLSKKKIERTTNAIQQVLKTTSEKRFSEEETVTQLEKEIIRKVVSYFGILIKRYKESSYTFVDRFLDSIKAMVEGNVPEKEKQVGLFTFNEVSLNCAEAANRFNLNYG